A region of Zeugodacus cucurbitae isolate PBARC_wt_2022May chromosome 5, idZeuCucr1.2, whole genome shotgun sequence DNA encodes the following proteins:
- the LOC105218954 gene encoding uncharacterized protein LOC105218954 isoform X2, which produces MSTRKSVPAAATTAATAPQTSSSTSKSDPKGTPKAPPVTASTSANTKTEMGSNVSSNACDDVEMNEALDSSPNTETLKTDIKRASSEPKRITRNSPLFIISPTPSGGKGKESRSNEACDAELTNSESEDGSAVRRLNQIKGRKSLKECREIKAGAEKDKAKEENTAESNETDKTTKDVKGATDEKNLDEGEVESTSLKDSVTPNVLVSASITTTTTNRMTRKSMAQELAANTRVTRNRQTNTQRPETPPISTVSTRPRRSTAGKKNSFSLSEPVSKRKRGDEETTVVTETPVGKSIKIEPKDDSEATEDELPPPSHSVSSNNDIDTLKIKSEPIESDESATEASIAGSNSSVTRSRSRWSVRKPQQTNLQYSPSTRATRHSKNASPSPSPTTSTTSSASGSTTTESKRKRGNTQTNALTRSSSLTLLKATAQNPAATPLHVPDEDSKDSMASSSIDDISITDIKLEKLTPDLADEINLDIELEKSHVYTTSSAVVLPLTVETETETKSESKHANIPIKGSETKDGVPIERPTTPLATTSNSSAVHEEVHAKAASLSPEMVSEGVSEISVKQFYKKPKFLENNLGIEEDPKLGEIVQKVSTEKEKEQTVVEDKEDVMHSVESEEILLSSMGKIASDESDAISVESDEMKEGDLHVEDITNDKKNAFNDDANSLSTEILSPLIIEEDGDAEVLDEEVEIKESANSEINESIINSVEKDVKKSTNEIDAEDDVTMEESETISMDNNASVQEDIMEVLHVDEDMENDTENLENKTGLSVLDENVKEVNEKTKTACDSIQAKLKIENENKTLTKNEVIEDENDIKIKCLIEDESVDPKFPEDKLITMDVEGDECIDLAEAMDEVNSDEEDETKLCIDMQESKSPTADMEIIENIEDDEVVAKIDAELKKYDDLEKIKIHEKVANADLVIADKDNVLKVIKLSEPLVAIKSGWTLKDVLENVKKTEISEKIDTAPIAEVTTLVAADNLEIKETNNSEAADKVTPVSSTNNSPTKQTADHKEDDATSVKSGQSTDGGSWVTLELEHDEETLRQKEQHLQNLGLLTHEAAEKRRQEFIQSSAAAEATRAQQQHSSGNGSKRNGKSANAALTHEYTGTLKTVIKINRNTSGGSHTSTTGGSNGRKSNGNGTALAGSSTSKDASNGTVRRQSLKITFQKGRGRGQGNTDRAADQHSNGEDAYYTIQNENEGGQKAGNAGPTADHSNVQTHDSSHSEGYDIAHHNTIASASHKKDEKEEILIPEKASSFKFHPGRLCDDQCFYCSGKFGLYDTPCHVGQIKSAERQQKILANEEKLTVDSCLCDACFRHVDRRANVPSYKKRMSVTGQVDNAATSAGADGIDNATLDAEDDLRSHKCLMPDCTNPTAHSLRRKCIRKSVKKFLLNFDMPTGSTCVWLCQAHYDTVIQCSGCVLCKRRLGKNHMYHITSDTDRLEKALSEMGIPVQLGIGTAVCKLCRYFANLLMKPPDSTKSQKAEFVKNYRKRLLQFHNIHDGSNDASEADDEDANITNIMSEADKSTMSNNKTPQKADKTDTSIVLEETPVKNLPSPADSNGSSIECLGEAMPMEISTSENNDTAKTQQKHILHASDMLTDYDPPTTLSTDSNSSSAPMSPTNSCASGKQQMSKLKAILQSSSGSANAGKTASTSANAGAASDISNVLRANPNISMRELFPGEEDLGLHFKVPFGSSASQRTPEGWTRVQTFLQYDEATRRLWEELQKPYGNQSSFLRHLILLEKYYRNGDLVLSPNASSNASVYTQTVRQRLSSYDQGHCGGLLSAKPSPSTSKRSSTDIPTVEINEDDDEPQRVGSNESKGQKLDVETPNAMRAKRARSDSVDKLTKQLNSNAVTITARSKPQSQSSGDPSPQKSLLKEKSNDNSAMPSTTLTVLSGNSASGAVSGGSNSVASSNTSGNSRSILKTNLLGINKAVEILPISASSNAPSTNATTSAGKAHGSTETKQQKILDLANKLLDNRNEAEKTKNSAGASLLTSPPELVSLQRRSVGAAAGSSGSTSATSTVTAPPTSIASVSSLTASLINNKRTPATAKPGAGTASESGAASHRPPPPNVVILPDTLTVRERQQRSWRPTLMPVEENLHLIDKGGPLYQTADGRRLPALVQVLSGGKPFLISIFDYNRMCILRREKLLRDQMLKTGKNPHDVKQQHQQQQQQQQHQQQHQQQHQQPTKVATAPNLQVTNFNKHAAKQQQQHHLQQQHQQQQQAAQQQLMQLQMMQLQKQHALKAPGRYPTIAPKPTATATHNGGNGAPTSHAAVTNVSVPNSNASVFSSPIMPLLTNAFSNPNSNPLAVAAAAAAATAKLNNNAWIWNFPESTHMLNGGNMVGAQAAAKLPQLLHKGPQIGGGVGNVTATMTSKQQQQQQQQQHQMLIDNTLMSKIPKTLTVIPQHKLMGNSGNATANMSHKE; this is translated from the exons atGTCGACACGCAAATCGGTGCCTGCAGCTGCGACAACGGCTGCAACAGCACCACAAACATCATCATCAACTTCAAAATCAGATCCGAAAGGGACACCAAAAGCTCCTCCAGTCACAGCCAGTACAAGCGCTAATACTAAAACAGAAATGGGTTCGAATGTATCCTCTAACGCTTGTGATGATGTTGAAATGAACGAAGCGTTGGATTCATCTCCCAACACGGAAACTTTAAAAACAGATATCAAACGCGCCAGTAGTGAACCAAAACGCATAACAAGAAATTCACCGCTATTCATTATATCTCCAACACCGTCAGGCGGTAAAGGAAAGGAATCGCGCAGCAATGAAGCTTGTGATGCTGAATTGACAAATAGTGAGAGTGAAGATGGTAGTGCTGTGCGGcgtttaaatcaaataaaaggcCGAAAGTCATTGAAGGAGTGCAGGGAAATAAAAGCAGGTGCCGAAAAGGATAAAGCAAAGGAAGAAAATACTGCAGAAAGCAATGAAACTGATAAGACAACTAAGGACGTCAAAGGAGCTACTGATGAAAAAAATCTAGATGAAGGCGAAGTGGAAAGCACCTCCCTAAAAGATAGTGTCACGCCAAATGTGCTTGTAAGTGCttcaataactacaacaacaacaaatagaatgACTAGAAAGTCTATGGCACAAGAATTGGCAGCAAACACAAGAGTAACTCGCAACCGACAGACAAACACACAACGTCCTGAAACACCTCCCATTTCCACAGTATCGACTCGTCCGCGTCGTTCGACAGCCGGTAAGAAAAACTCGTTTTCATTAAGTGAGCCAGTGTCAAAGCGCAAACGTGGCGATGAGGAAACCACAGTAGTAACAgaaacacctgttggcaaatcTATTAAAATCGAGCCCAAAGATGATTCCGAAGCTACGGAAGATGAGTTGCCACCTCCGAGTCATTCGGTTAGCAGTAATAATGACATtgacacattgaaaataaaatcagagCCCATCGAAAGCGATGAATCCGCAACAGAAGCGAGCATCGCAGGCTCAAACTCCAGTGTGACGCGTAGTCGTAGCCGTTGGAGTGTGCGCAAACCTCAGCAAACAAACCTGCAATATTCTCCAAGCACACGTGCCACTCGTCACTCAAAGAATGCTTCACCGTCACCATCACCGACCACATCAACAACTTCCAGCGCAAGTGGTAGTACTACAACAGAGTCAAAGCGTAAACGTGGTAATACTCAAACGAACGCATTGACTCGTAGTTCGTCTTTGACGCTATTAAAGGCGACAGCTCAAAATCCAGCTGCTACACCACTTCACGTACCTGACGAAGACTCAAAAGATAGCATGGCTTCATCATCCATAGATGACATTTCAATAACAGATATCAAGTTGGAAAAATTGACGCCCGATTTAGCCGACGAAATAAATCTTGACATTGAGCTAGAGAAAAGTCATGTATACACTACAAGTAGTGCTGTTGTTTTACCACTAACAGTTGAgacagaaacagaaacgaaaagcGAATCAAAGCATGCGAATATTCCAATCAAAGGTAGTGAAACAAAGGATGGGGTACCAATTGAAAGACCAACCACGCCGTTGGCCACCACCAGTAACTCTTCAGCAGTACATGAGGAGGTACATGCTAAGGCAGCCTCATTAAGCCCTGAAATGGTCAGTGAAGGAGTAAGTGAAATTAGTGTTAAACAGTTCTATAAGAAACCAAAATTCTTGGAAAATAATTTGGGAATCGAAGAAGATCCCAAATTAGGTGAAATTGTGCAGAAAGTGAGTACAGAAAAGGAAAAGGAACAAACCGTAGTCGAAGACAAGGAGGATGTAATGCATTCTGTTGAAAGTGAGGAAATATTGCTATCATCCATGGGTAAAATAGCTTCTGATGAGAGTGATGCAATATCGGTTGAAAGCGATGAAATGAAAGAGGGTGACCTACATGTTGAAGACATTACCAATGATAAGAAAAATGCATTCAATGATGATGCTAATAGTTTGAGTACGGAAATTTTGTCGCCGCTAATAATCGAGGAGGATGGTGATGCTGAAGTTTTAGATGAAGAGGTTGAAATAAAGGAATCTGCAAacagtgaaataaatgaaagtatAATTAATTCTGTTGAAAAAGACGTCAAAAAATCTACAAACGAAATAGATGCTGAagatgacgtcacaatggaagAGAGCGAGACCATATCCATGGATAACAATGCTTCAGTTCAAGAAGATATAATGGAAGTTTTGCACGTTGATGAAGATATGGAAAATGACactgaaaatttggaaaataaaaccgGTTTAAGTGTCTTAGATGAAAATGTTAAAGAAGTGAATGAAAAGACTAAAACTGCATGTGATAGTATACAAGCCAAgcttaaaattgaaaatgaaaataaaaccttAACAAAAAATGAAGTCATCGAGGatgaaaatgatataaaaataaaatgcttaatTGAAGATGAAAGTGTTGATCCAAAATTTCCAGAAGACAAGCTTATCACAATGGATGTTGAAGGTGATGAATGTATAGATCTGGCAGAAGCTATGGATGAAGTTAATTCAGATGAAGAAGATGAGACAAAATTATGTATTGATATGCAGGAATCAAAGAGTCCAACTGCTGATATGgagattattgaaaatatagagGACGATGAGGTTGTCGCCAAAATTGATGCAGAACTGAAGAAGTACGATGATTTAGAGAAGATTAAGATTCATGAAAAAGTTGCAAACGCCGATTTGGTTATCGCTGATAAAGATAAcgttttaaaagttatcaaattGTCCGAACCCTTAGTTGCCATTAAATCGGGTTGGACACTCAAAGACGTattggaaaatgttaaaaaaactgaaatttctgaaaaaattgaCACAGCACCGATTGCAGAGGTGACTACACTAGTAGCTGCAGACAATTTGGAAATTaag GAAACTAATAACTCTGAAGCTGCAGATAAAGTCACACCAGTTTCTTCGACAAACAATTCGCCTACCAAGCAAACAGCTGATCATAAAGAGGACGATGCTACATCCGTCAAATCAGGTCAGTCCACTGATGGCGGCTCCTGGGTGACACTTGAATTGGAGCACGATGAAGAAACCTTACGTCAGAAAGAACAACATTTGCAGAATTTAGGGCTCTTAACACACGAAGCCGCCGAAAAGCGTCGCCAAGAATTTATACAAAGTTCTGCCGCTGCTGAAGCTAcacgtgcacaacaacaacactcgagCGGTAATGGCAGTAAACGCAATGGCAAGTCAGCGAATGCGGCGTTGACGCATGAATACACTGGCACGCTAAAGACCGTTATTAAAATAAACCGTAATACAAGTGGTGGAAGTCATACATCGACCACGGGCGGTAGTAATGGACGCAAGAGTAATGGTAATGGCACAGCATTGGCTGGCAGTTCTACATCGAAGGATGCGTCGAATGGCACTGTGCGTAGACAATCACTAAAGATTACATTCCAAAAGGGACGTGGACGTGGTCAAGGCAATACTGATCGTGCCGCTGATCAGCACAGCAATGGAGAGGACGCCTACTATACTATACAAAATGAG AACGAAGGTGGGCAAAAAGCTGGCAACGCCGGTCCTACGGCGGACCATTCAAATGTTCAAACGCATG atTCGTCACATTCGGAGGGTTATGACATAGCGCATCACAATACCATTGCAAGCGCTTCACATAAAAAGGacgaaaaagaagaaatactCATACCAGAAAAAGCATCATCATTCAAATTTCATCCAGGTCGACTTTGTGATGACCAGTGCTTCTACTGTAGCGGTAAATTTGGTCTATATGATACACCCTGCCATGTGGGCCAAATCAAATCAGCTGAGCGGCAGCAGAAGATACTTGCAA ATGAAGAGAAACTAACAGTGGATAGTTGTTTGTGTGATGCTTGCTTCCGTCATGTGGACAGACGTGCAAATGTTCCCTCCTACAAGAAACGCATGTCTGTAACGGGACAAGTTGATAACGCTGCCACCTCAGCCGGCGCTGATGGAATCGACAATGCAACATTGGATGCCGAAGATGATCTCAGATCTCATAAATGTTTAATGCCAGATTGTACCAACCCAACGGCACACTCTCTGCGCCGTAAATGCATACGGAAGAGTGTGAAAAAGTTCTTACTAAACTTTGATATGCCCACCGGTTCGACTTGTGTATGGCTCTGTCAGGCGCATTACGATACTGTCATACAATGTTCGGGATGTGTATTGTGTAAACGACGTTTGGGCAAAAATCATATGTATCACATAACGTCG gacACTGATCGTCTGGAAAAAGCTCTTTCCGAGATGGGCATTCCAGTACAATTGGGCATTGGCACGGCTGTCTGCAAACTATGCCgttattttgcaaatttgttaATGAAACCGCCAGATAGCACCAAATCACAAAAGGCAGAATTTGTCAAAAATTATCGTAAACG GCTTCTACAATTTCACAATATTCACGACGGCAGTAACGATGCTTCAGAGGCGGATGATGAAGACGCTAATATCACCAATATAATGAGTGAGGCTGATAAATCTACCATGAGTAACAATAAAACGCCTCAAAAAGCGGATAAGACCGACACGTCCATAGTGCTTGAGGAGACCCCGGTCAAGAATTTACCCTCACCCGCTGATTCTAATGGTTCTTCAATTGAATGCTTGGGTGAGGCAATGCCTATGGAAATCAGTACCAGTGAGAATAACGACACTGCAAAGACACAACAAAAGCATATACTGCATGCGAGCGATATGCTCACCGACTACGATCCACCAACTACATTATCGACCGATTCCAATTCTTCTAGCGCACCAATGTCACCAACAAACAGCTGCGCTTCCGGAAAACAGCAAATGTCAAAGCTCAAGGCCATTTTGCAGAGCAGCAGTGGTAGCGCTAATGCCGGAAAAACAGCGTCGACGTCAGCAAACGCCGGTGCTGCAAGTGATATATCGAATGTATTGCGTGCAAATCCCAACATTTCCATGCGTGAACTCTTTCCCGGCGAAGAGGATCTCGGTCTGCATTTCAAAGTGCCTTTCGGCAGCAGCGCAAGTCAGCGCACGCCAGAAGGCTGGACACGTGTACAAACGTTTTTACAATACGATGAGGCAACACGACGTTTGTGGGAGGAGCTACAAAAGCCCTACGGCAATCAAAGTTCTTTCCTACGCCATCTCATACTCTTGGAGAAGTACTATCGCAATGGCGATCTGGTGCTTTCGCCAAACGCTTCTTCCAATGCTAGTGTTTACACACAGACGGTGCGCCAGCGACTCTCCTCGTACGATCAGGGGCACTGTGGTGGATTGTTAAGCGCTAAACCCAGCCCGTCCACCAGCAAGCGTAGCAGCACCGACATTCCCACTGTAGAAATCAATGAAGACGATGATGAACCGCAGCGTGTTGGTTCGAATGAAAGTAAAGGCCAAAAGTTGGATGTGGAGACTCCCAATGCAATGCGTGCTAAACGCGCACGCAGTGATTCTGTAGACAAACTAACTAAACAGTTAAACTCCAATGCTGTGACAATAACGGCGCGTTCGAAACCTCAGTCCCAATCAAGTGGTGATCCTTCGCCACAGAAGTCACTGCTGAAGGAGAAATCGAATGACAACAGTGCAATGCCCTCGACCACCTTAACTGTTTTGAGTGGCAACAGCGCCAGCGGTGCGGTCAGTGGTGGCAGCAACAGCGTTGCTAGCAGTAATACGTCCGGCAATAGTCGCagtattttgaaaacaaatctgCTTGGCATTAATAAAGCTGTTGAAATTTTGCCAATATCAGCGTCAAGCAACGCTCCCAGCACTAATGCAACAACGAGCGCTGGCAAAGCGCATGGCAGCACTGAAACTAAACAGCAAAAGATACTCGATTTAGCAAATAAGCTTTTGGACAATCGCAACGAGGCGGAGAAAACGAAAAACAGTGCGGGTGCTTCTTTATTAACATCACCGCCCGAATTAGTAAGTTTACAAAGGCGCTCTGTCGGTGCTGCCGCTGGCAGCAGTGGCTCAACAAGCGCCACTAGTACCGTGACAGCGCCCCCCACAAGTATTGCAAGTGTGTCTTCACTCACTGCCAGTCTTATCAATAACAAGCGTACTCCGGCTACTGCAAAGCCTGGCGCCGGTACTGCAAGTGAAAGTGGCGCGGCGTCGCATCGCCCGCCACCACCTAACGTGGTTATACTGCCCGATACGTTGACAGTCCGCGAGCGTCAACAGCGCAGCTGGCGCCCGACGCTTATGCCTGTAGAGGAGAATTTGCATTTAATCGACAAGGGTGGTCCGCTGTACCAGACTGCGGACGGTCGACGGCTGCCGGCGCTGGTGCAAGTACTTTCCGGTGGCAAACCGTTCCTCATCTCCATATTCGATTACAACCGTATGTGCATTTTGAGGCGTGAGAAATTGTTACGCGATCAGATGTTAAAGACTGGCAAGAATCCGCACGATGTCAAGCAacagcatcaacagcaacagcagcagcaacaacaccaacaacaacatcagcaacaacatcagcaaccAACGAAAGTAGCAACGGCACCGAATCTGCAAGTGACAAACTTTAACAAACATGccgccaaacaacaacaacaacatcatttacaacaacaacatcagcagcaacagcaagcgGCACAGCAACAATTGATGCAACTACAAATGATGCAATTGCAGAAACAACATGCGCTAAAAGCTCCCGGCCGCTATCCAACAATCGCTCCCAAACCCACCGCCACCGCTACACACAACGGTGGTAACGGCGCACCAACTTCACACGCAGCTGTCACCAACGTTAGCGTACCGAATTCAAATGCCAGCGTTTTCTCCTCACCCATAATGCCCCTGCTGACCAATGCCTTCTCAAATCCGAATTCAAATCCACTagcagttgctgctgctgccgccgctgccACAGCCAAGCTCAATAACAATGCCTGGATTTGGAATTTCCCGGAATCAACGCATATGCTGAACGGCGGCAATATGGTGGGTGCACAAGCTGCAGCCAAATTGCCGCAATTATTACACAAGGGCCCACAAATTGGCGGTGGTGTTGGCAACGTCACAGCAACTATGAcatccaaacaacaacaacaacaacagcagcaacaacaccaaatgcTGATTGACAACACATTGATGTCGAAAATACCGAAAACCCTCACTGTTATACCACAACACAAACTAATGGGCAACAGCGGCAACGCGACGGCCAACATGAGCCACAAAGAGTGA